Below is a window of Watersipora subatra chromosome 11, tzWatSuba1.1, whole genome shotgun sequence DNA.
ACATGCAATTGTTTCTTCATAATCATCTTCGGCATCAATTGAACATGGAAAATCATCTAAATCTTAGCCGTTCCTTTCATCAGATAATTCTGCGTCTGTTACATTGCCAATGTACTCTTCGAACGTACCAATTCATATAATCATTTATTATCAATCGTGTCAATGTAAAAACGCTCGTTTGACCTATGCGACgccatgttttattatttcgGTTTGCATAGCAATGACGGTCAgatataaaaaagataacgatttgtgagtttctagaccgcagttcctaactcggtttgaaaactgtgtagctgtgttggcgattatatgtaatcagtagtaccattgacgtaagaaaatagttttgtatagtttttaaaagaaaccttTGACATCAGTGTTAAACGTCCTGCTCTAGCGGgcaatatttgtttcttttttgcatttttaatgcgAGCGGCATCGTGGGCCAGCATCGTGCTGCACGCTTGCAGTCAAAACTCTTCTTCTTGTAAATTAAGAATGATTACTGGCATTAAAGAATGGTTACTGGTGTTTTGCTGGTGCTGGAAATGTCTAGATTTATTCTAGATACTAGAAATATAAGGTATACATATAAAAGagtgataaaaacataatacattgaaaaaataccaaaaaggtTTACTGTTCTTAATAAAATGTTACGCTGCTAAAAATAGATCCTAGACAGATGTTTTATAAGCAACTATGTTCTTGATGACAGTTTGTGTGGCAACAGTGTCTTCTAGTGCAGTCTgttaaatttctaattgtaaTTTTCCTTCGAAATATTGGATcaagttttagattttattttaattattttaggtGGTAGATGTTGGCATAGAACTGGCGATTTCCAAgtcgaaatcaacaatcaaggtATGTCTTTCTGAGGTTGTGATCTAAAGTTGATGTGACGTGATGCTGTCAAAGTATCTCTATTTCATTTAATCAGCGGTAAAAGTTCATCATGggattaattttatcataatttttgctacatcaacaaaatatatattttataaacttattatgCAACGCTTAACGGAGCAGAAAAGATTTTGCCATATTGTATTATTCGTTAACTTTTTtatctttatcaaatgtttattttcagtttcatgCTCTACTGATCCATGATAGTCTCACTAACGCATTAGACCAGCCTGCTGACATTATTATAGTACCAAGACATGATTCTGAGCGAAGTCATTACTCCCTAATGGTTAGTATTCTTATGCTGCACTTTTATACTAAAAGACTATGTCAAGATATTAATTTTGAGAACAATTAGTGTTGCATGGCTGTGCatagttattataattgttttaaaaatttaaaacagcacATCTTTTATATAGCATGTAACTTGAATAAGGTAACTGTTTTGTAGACACGGAAATACTTGCTCTGCGTGTATCTATAACATGCAACTTGCATTAGCTTGCATAgctttatatacaagttgtatacGGTACTCTGTTTGCAGCTGGTAGATAGGAAACTTTGAAAAATTCATTCAATGGACTCTCTTTCTTACAAAGGACAACAGACCATTGAAAAAAGGTGAGCATGAAATTCTTCACTAGGTTTGTCggtaaatcttacaaaaagcaacagttattgcctttgcattctagcataaatggtttaatccaaaagctcactgttagcaacaatatttacaggaagcttgtttctgttgatgagaGGTTTGCTGATTATGCTGTGACAGATAGTGACAACATGCTGTGACGGCTATGCAACAGAAAGATTGTGTAAGCTGTGGACTGTATGTTACCAAGGTGAAGCTGTGGACTGTATGTTATCAAGGTGAGTGACACTCTCATTCGTAGAGGTCTCAAGACTTCAACAATTATTAGTAGGAAACGTCTGGTTGGATTATTTATCTACACATTAACTATTACTAAGGAACCTAGTCCTATTCTGTCAATTTTCACTGTTAACCACAATTTTTTTTCACCAAAATTAGTGTGATTCCTTGTAGGGGGTTATGCAATAATCTTGAACTTTCTAGATATTCGgcacatttttgttgttgtaaactTACTAAAGAATAATTCTAAGAATCTccatttttataatgttattaatattttcagcatgCGCAACGATATGTTGAATCGTTTGAGctagaaaatagaaaagatgGTGATATGTCTTTAAATCCTTCCACATACCGTAAAGAATTATTGGCAAGTATAAAGGTATGTGAAACAATAACTATTCCCAGCAGATTTAGCACATCTGTATATCTTGTATGTAAATAGATGTTAAGATACTTCCTCActtatttggtttaattttctcaacctgaactaacaactttttaacatttCTGCATTGAATTTCATTTTTAACCAGTTGTCTTTATTTATGTTAGGAAGATGGTCGAGCATTGGCGGATATCAAGCTCTCTATTGAAGCAGGTAGGTTGAAGATGTAAGTCACATTcaggctaacaagttttatatttgtatcataataatacataaaaattattttactgtgttCACCAATCTAGAGCATGAGAATACTATTCTGATATCTTTAAATAGTATAGTGTTGGTATCTATGGACATTACctgctttatatatatctaatgcatgttcttaaccctttggctacgGCGCTTACGGGCGGGAAAATACCACCGTACGGaggcaattactagggcgatttgagccttcggcatgactgcataaaaactgcagtaacttacatcactaTTCTgatagttacataaattaatatgcataggaaagctgagaaatttctctacaagctgatatttttctatgcagatagcttgcaaatgctttccagcaaaagtctcaatttgttgaagctattaattttttttatacaccattttcaattgtattttcctaattgataaaggtaattggcaatgttgtataaataatacatgcacGGATTCATAGGTtctcaacaatttgcaaaaaaaattggtcgtcaaagagcattgaaagtggagttatgagctccgatgcatTGCGGGAGCACCACTCGAAATTCTCAGTGCGTGACCCAAAAGACCAGCGAAAAATGGAGGCCTGACAATGTCGCCTAAACTTCGCTATAACGTACATGCAAATTGGAAtagagctataaatgaatatgcatttgaaagcttagaaatttctcaacaggcagccatTTATTCCCTGTAGATCGTCCCTGCAAAGTTATTCGTCTGTGAATATTTCTATCAACATTGTGATGTGTCAATGTTGCCACCTTTCTATCATAAAAcatcgataacaaatacatttttggaagcaataactctgtgaaaatggtttatgataagcatctgcacagtgtcatatgtttgcaagagtttgcaaaGAAACTGGTTGTCCAAGTcatcctttccaagccagcaagctttcatctatagatatgaatttaccaggcagtgaaacagaatataaccggtcgcatatcatggcaaaaagatcttctaacttgaaaaatctattgctagcaggctgttcaaaattgtcagcaaaatgcacagtagaaagtaaacttgcttctatttttctttctatttttaattttattaaaaatcagcgtagataataaaggattgtggaccagtaagacaacagagtaggctttttaaaaatacttatatgcaaaactaaataaataactcgccaaatatctttaccatcaacaggctccgaagcatcgcaatgtttttggagGCCatgtttattcgtttcgttaaatataacatttataatggccgatgttataaaaagctttaaatattaaaaatacttacctgtttaaaaattcgaacttactcctgccaagctgtcagcaaaatgtaatttttttgttttaagtcagctcctctttgaaatccgtaaatactcccggtttcatcgccggccgtttcactctcacttttgcaatccaattcaccctgttgatcttatttttcactttcatcgtctaCCCCACATTATTCCAACCTGGTATCCTTTTCTTCATTTCCAAACCAGTCGATGTCTTtctctaaacaaacttttttagcagagcttgaACAACCGCGTGTGTTCATGATGAATAGATTTCCATAAAAGAACACATCTTTGCAAAGTGTAttgcttgcacatgcgtattaggtATTATTTATAACCTCAAAACAGTATTACAAAGCCGACGGAAATTGATCAAATtactcattttaatgctgtttttttaataaataatatattttaaaaaaggtctatcgaaggCCGAATTATTTCGAGATCCGTACGCTGAGACAATGCTCGTATTCCGGGCTTTTATGGATTTTGGAAGCAAAGGGTTAACTAGATCAAAACTTTGTGGAGTAGTCTGtaatgttttctatttatttatttgtgtaatagccAAGGAAGAATCCACCAGAGTTGGAGCAGTGAAGTGTTTCACGACAACAGAAGATCATGAAGCTACCAACTGGAATGGCAAGGAGCTTACAGAAAACCCTGTGGAATTTTCTGCTGTCTCACTAGATGCTCAgcttatgtattataaaatcaaGTACCTGAAGCGCTATAAAACACACCATACTAGTTATGGTGTATTTAATGTAGTTCCAGCCGAAGATTACGAACATTGTCGACAGGAGCATATATCTGGAACATATTATGGTATTCAGATGGTAAATGagaccattttatattatcttaaagAGAGTAGCTCTGACTATCCGGTCATTAGTCGGCAACTTATTAGACTGAGTCCAGCTGTACTAGAAGCTTACGAGTCATGGTGTAAGAAGTTGACTCCAAAAGATGACAATAGTAGGCCATCTCCAGCATATTATGGTATGGAAAAATCCATTACGCATAGCTAAACATATGCTTTCCTGTTATGCTTtccaatgtacacatgtatgcggataactggcatatcttcaatatgttttaaaacaaaattttattgtttgttcacaCTGGACTATTATAGTGTATTACCTTTTATTTGATGCCCTGATCCAGTAGTAACTactgttttattaacttttatgttgcatacatttatatagtttagccATCCTGTATTTCTAGTCAGTTTGTTTGCATTAGTGGAATATGCATCAAGGCAGTGTGTACTCAGCTGTACTCAGTGTATACTTTTTCTTTACACAATTTTGCAACTTGgtgtattcaactttttcaatggtttttctatttggtacatattatatttcGTTGAGAAATGCTATGTAAATCTAAATAgtatataacttttacatacaacatacaatgataataccttctcataactctaagctttagtttgtataatgtcataaaacttttatgtagccAGTCTAATACTTGCTCTTCAAGTCCATGAAGTTgaaataagataactgttttgtagccaggctaataattgctgaaaagttaggttttaacatgtatttaatagaaatataactgttttgtagctaggctaatatttgctgaaaagtcaggttctaacatgtattttatagaaatataactgttttgtagccaggctaatatttgctgaaaagttaggttttaacatgtatttaatagaaatataactgttttgtagctaggctaatatttgctgaaaagtcaggttctaacatgtattttatagaaatataactgttttgtagccaggctaatatttgctgaaaagttaggttttaacatgtatttaatagaaatataactgttttgtagctaggctaatatttgctgaaaagtcaggttctaacatgtatttaataaaaatataactgttttgtagctaggctaatatttgctgaaaagtcaggttctaacatgtatttaataaaaatataactgttttgtagctaggctaatatttgctgagaagtcaggttccaatatgtatttaatagaaatataactgttttgtagctgggctaatatttgctgaaaagtcaggttctaacgtgtattaaatagaaatataactgttttgtagccaggctaatatttgctgagaagtcaggttccaatatgtatttaatagaaatataactgttttgtagctgggctaatatttgctgaaaagtcaggttccaatatgtatttaatagaaatataactgttttgtagctgggctaatatttgctgaaaagtcaggttctaacgtgtattaaatagaaatataactgttttgtagctaggctaataattgctgaaaagtcaggttctaacatgtatttaatagaaatataactgttttgtagctaggctaatatttgctgaaaagtcaggttccaatatgtatttaatagaaatataactgttttgtagccaggctaataattgctgaaaagtcaggttctaacgtgtattaaatagaaatataactgttttgtagctaggctaataattgctgaaaagtcaggttctaatttgtattgtaattagaagaaaaagtataactgttttatgggcaagccaaaacttgctgtagtcatataaaataactgctttgcaatgtagtacatatgtaatagtttgtaataataatagtatcaatgtacaagccctattcaagagtatactaaaaaccatttacaacaacagcctccTACAACTACGCGgtacaactagcattagcagttttgtagttccgtagaaacgaccttgtcaacgttcagttatattgtaggcgccaaaatttatttttgtgtacattccgcaaccgatttaggaattgcggctagaaactcacaaatcgttatcttttttatatcTGACCAGCATGTAAATGGTCCAAAACGTCGACCATTGTGTACGGACGAGCCGGTTTGAAAGAGCCATACTGCCATGGGTACCCGATACTTCGCAGACAAACAGGGCGCTCAAAATTACGCTATATACCGACCTTCGTATCCTGATTCTGTTTTTGCATCATGcatcaattttttaaagaatgGTGTAAGTTTGATTGGAAATATCTTTATTTACCTTTGCCCAACGGCATCATCTAGTGAGCAACTTTAGCAATAGACCTATCCGTACTCGCAATATTTAAACAAACTACGTGTTTGCCGGGGTACTGTTcggttattattttttcataacCTCTTTTCATCTTTTTATATCAGACATGTTTCAAACATTTTAGCAGGTTTTCCTAAACAAATTTTTGGCGACATGACAATCGGTGACTTTATTTTTCACCAAACAAGTTTACTATTTAACTGAATGTAAGGATCTTTGCATTTGAAATGTGTGTACAGAACCAACTGAAGctataaatgttgtataagtatatgtacttGCATGAAATTGAAGCGATGAAGACCAAGAAGAGCGTCCGTCTTtcattacacttccttatatcctcccccatactgccttatactacctaatctactagctttacccactagctttatccactcaccgtaattaccaagaccacctgtactgccttgagctcagacaccaatatagcctgagcctaacaaatcctataatacaacaataaactGCCTGATTCAGACAGAAGTGAACTGTttatacatattaaaacataTCATTAAGCTTCCCCAAATAGTGATCTTGTTTCTATAAAGCTCATGTAGTTCAGCATCAAGGTCATTGCATGTTGAGCTCCCCATGTGCATCATTGTATTGATGCATTTTCCCTAAAAACTTTCCTGTAGCTTGCTAAGCAGTGTGTTATGTAATTGATGTTAATATAGAACAcacaatattttaaactttaatgaaaagacaactccaacagcTGTTATGTATAAATACTTATAAAGTTACTGGCGCGACtgatattaaataaataatcaatGCAGCTAAACAATTACTCATTATGTTATAAGTTTATGTTGTCAACTTTCATATATTAATTTGCTGTAGGCGACAAATGAAGTCAACAAATTTCCTTTCGCTGTTGATGTTGGCTGTGGTACTGGGCATCAATCTACAGTTCCACTAGCGAAATACTTTGACTCAGTATTGGGCATAGATATCAGTAAAGAACAGATATCAGAGGCAAAGAAAAGCAAACATCCAGAGAATGTTGACTTTAAGTAAGTGGTTAACATATATATTAGGTTGAAAGTGGCTTGACAACTGGTATAATTCAACATGttataggcctatatacttTTGCTAGATATGTCTGTAATGCCGGATTGAGATTCAAAGATGCACTATTCAGTATCAAAACTCTTGAGTTTGATGTAATAGTTTCCCTAAGTGGTACCGAAAGAATGACACTGATACTTACCTTTTGTACTTACCCATACTTCCTTTACTTGCATGTTGCCTGTTTGACTTGGATTTTAACCCATGATATATTACTTTATGATTTTGGAAGATGAGGAAACTGTTTCTCTTGTGTATAATCATTTATCAAAGATGCAAAACATTCTCTATAATAACCAGGAACTTCCAAGGTGTATACCTGGAATGCTACgttttgtcaaaatattcctTTTTACATTTTGTTAACATGCTTTCTATGCATGCAACTATTGATGATATACAATTTAGGCAAGAGATTGTCACACTATAGATTTGCTTTAGGGAAAAACAGCCTTTGACATTTTCATTCCTGGATTTTTGCTAATAGGGTGTCAGCAGGGGAAGCACTTCCTGTCGAAAATGAGACGGTATCATTACTTCAAGTAGCAGCTGCAGCCCACTGGATGGATTTAGCGAAGTTTTATAAAGAAGCTGACAGAGTTTTAACTCCTGGAGGGGTTGTTGCTCTATACAGCTATGCAGGTGCAGCTCAAACCTCGAACCATCCTAAATCTGCTGAAATTGATCCTATACTCAAGGAGGTATTGTTAACAACAATGACAGTTAAATTATTTGTACAGACAGATTTTATACCATTTTTCTCACATTATAATTGCttatataagtactgtataTTGCTTTAGAAGTACTGTATTTGATGGTCTATAATATACACTTTTTTATCAAAGATGGCGTTAAAAATCCCCCCATGTTTTATGTACACGATGAGAATTTTGGCCAAAGTTCTACGTGAAAATGTCAATAGATGTCAGCTGAGCGAGAAGGGAGCAAAGACTTGCATCGAAAACAACAGGTCATGAAAAGAGGCATACGATTGTTCTTTCATGTTGCACCGATGAAACAAAACTGCctcttttttacatttttaaaaggAAAACTTTCCCTACAGAAAAAGTACCAAAAAGTGTTCATTGTCGTCCTAAAGAATAGATGAAGATAAGCTGAAAATGTGGTTATGAAATGTATGGGCAAGACATCCGGGTAGATTATTATGGATCACCACGAAAGGAAAGTGGTGAAAGTATGGACTGGTATAGCAGTCATTCCTGGTGAGTAAACAGGTCAACTACAACCTTTAGAGGTATCCCTAAATAGATCATTTAAGCAAAGCATGAAGGAGCTTTGGAATGATCGGTTGACAATGCCAAACCACGATCTCACACCAACAGGAAGGATGAAAAGACCGAGCATTGCGGAAGTTGGTGAAAGTGTAAAACAAGTTTGGGATAATGTCAGACCTGAAATTGTTGGGAAATCTTTTAGGAAATATAGTCTCGGCAATACTCTTGATGGAACAGAAGATGCCACAGGAGGGTTATTTCAAGAGTATGATGATAAAGATGGCCAATTACAGCGTTATGGTTACGACGGATTTTTCGGACATACAGACGAGTAATATTTGATGACCTAGTTTTCTGGTTCTATTCACGTATTATGTCTTatgttttgttactttttttTCGTAAAGTTTTTGTATAAATTGCATTTTCTCCTTCCAGAAATAGTTTCCATAATCGTCTGAAGTGAGTAGCTAAATTTTATGTTTCTGTGATAACCTACTAgaatataataatgtaaaaatCCATAAATTTTTTCCCTCAAAGTCCTTCTGAAATTGAAAGTGTGTCCTATGCAAAAATGTGTCTTATAGGCCATCAAATACAATATTTGAAAATAACTCTGAACATTTACTAATCGGCTGCATGCAAAATTCTGAAGAATTGTCAAATTAAATCCCAACAATAACAAGTCAGAGTTAAACTAAAGAGATGTTAACTTTATACTGTCAAGAAGTGTTATAAAATACATCTATTAATAGTGTTGTTGTGTAATATTGTTATCGTTTTATTAATAAAACTGTCAAAGCCATGTAATCTTACTGGTTTTGTAACCTTACTGATAGcttttttattatgttatttattattattcgttttttttagctaactcagcctaaatttttttttcgtttACGATTTCGTATTTGCATAAGGTTATAGTTTATACTTGGTTGATTACCTAAGCATCTCAAGGTTAAAATATGCTTAGCCGGatttctttttataataaaatctgTATGAATCACTGTTTTGAACCTTCAAGTATCATGTACTATTCAGCCTGCTAACTCTTTACAGATAGCGGAGAGACCTGTGGAGAGAGGCTTTTTTGTCCCTGGCAATGACATGGTGAGACGCCGTTACACAGATGAATGCTTTCAAATTCCTTATAGTGATAAAACGAGGTGACTAAACATTATTTCAATTGTTTTCAATGGATTGACCCCGTAGTTTTTTCACTGTCTAACATTGAAGTCATAtatgaatagaaaaatcaaCAAATTAACACAGTAATGCAATACAATGGAACCACTACTTAGTAATGACTACTTGCACAATTTTCAAGTTGTGAAACATCTTTTCGTAGACATAATTCTTCGACTTTCGAAAGATGTTTCTAGATATGACAGACTAAAAAGCCTTTCATAGCTTGGCCCATTCGCTTCTTTGTTTGAAAAGCCAAATGGAAAAGAAATTTCAATATTATGTGTGTATTCACTTTGAATTTACCATGTATGGTTTGTTAGTGAATGTGCTCATTTTGTACCTTGTACATACTTGCATGcttaaaacatttattctgaGCAAAACAAAACCACGAAAACAGCACAACATTCACATCGTCTGACCGCCATCCTCCTACTTCCGCGGTATTTGCTTTGCCTCGTTCCGACGGCcaaagatatacaaaccaaCATACCGTTTGtagtttttattcattatttctccagttttttttctttttttcatgtgtactttttctatttattatttagtaatataattctaacacGTATTTAATACGTTTAACCattaaatgtatttataattaatgaatgcccggcattgcgcgggtaataaaaaaacagcttataaacagtggcaggtactTAGGTAGCCATTGGCTAATATGAGTTAACTAGTAACACAGCATCGTTATGTGTATTCTAAACCATGTAATGACTATCTGTCCAATGATTCCATTGTATCCTGTGTAGCTTAATAGGCAGATTGTTGCCTTGTGAACTGATGGTTCGAAGTTATAATCCAGTGTGATGCGgattttttgttgctagattttaatcgctattgCTGGGCATCCACATAACACAcagactgagatttatatatcgTATGTCgatttatttatacaaatatgaCCGAGTTTTGTGGGGGCTTGGAATAGATTAGGGCATTCATATAGTAAAATGTTTTCCATTTTGGAAATTTTCTACCTATAAAATGGCTtctgaaattaaaataatttcataaaTAGAGACTCCGCTGTATATGCGAGTCCAGAACTGTAACACATTGATTGACATTCTACCTTACCATGTTATTAGCTCTGGTAAATATTACCGTCTTGTTTGAAAGGTAACTGAACATTGATGGATTGTTCATATTAGTGTCATGCTACCATAGTTGGCAGCATTTGCTGTAGTAGTTTAGACCGAGTCCAAATTTTTTATGGTTGGTTTGAGTTGCATCATGGTAGGTTTAtcgtttaaatttatttttattatattttattatacaattgaACTTTGACTTATGACCATTGACACATAGGAATTTTGTATTAGACGACAAAAAGAACTTTGGCAAATATTTATCTGAAAATAATTTCTACCATACAACGTCtgaaatgtttgaaaatattacaattttCTAAGTAaaagtaaagattatagtagaaattacaataaaactaaaatgatagaaaatatatatgtaccaaTTTAATTTAAGGGAAGCCCACACCtccaatgtcaatttaaattgattttgtCTTTTTTAACACAGCGAAGTCTATGCTGctaagaaaaaattgtatagGTCTAAAATACAACAGTCAAACAGTCACAGCTTTTTAGTTTAGTAGACTCCACCTTTATTGTACATTAATGGAAAGATGAGACAAGTTTGTCTTACAAGTTTATAGTTTTGTGTCGTGATTGTAGCAAGTGTGGTACAAACATGTTGACTTGTTTCAGGATAGACAACATTCCTCATCCTATTACAAACACTGTTGaagattatataaaattttgtaaaactttgtcaCAATTTCGAAGGATGGAAGAGGCAGAGCCTGATTTGACTAAACAGTGGATGGAGGATGCTACATCC
It encodes the following:
- the LOC137408474 gene encoding uncharacterized protein; amino-acid sequence: MSLNPSTYRKELLASIKEDGRALADIKLSIEAAKEESTRVGAVKCFTTTEDHEATNWNGKELTENPVEFSAVSLDAQLMYYKIKYLKRYKTHHTSYGVFNVVPAEDYEHCRQEHISGTYYGIQMVNETILYYLKESSSDYPVISRQLIRLSPAVLEAYESWCKKLTPKDDNSRPSPAYYGMEKSITHS
- the LOC137408188 gene encoding putative methyltransferase DDB_G0268948 isoform X2 is translated as MGTRYFADKQGAQNYAIYRPSYPDSVFASCINFLKNGATNEVNKFPFAVDVGCGTGHQSTVPLAKYFDSVLGIDISKEQISEAKKSKHPENVDFKVSAGEALPVENETVSLLQVAAAAHWMDLAKFYKEADRVLTPGGVVALYSYAGAAQTSNHPKSAEIDPILKEIAERPVERGFFVPGNDMVRRRYTDECFQIPYSDKTRMEEAEPDLTKQWMEDATSRLLNALETTDMSSQFTYYLEVHMLLGRKPHQPK
- the LOC137408188 gene encoding putative methyltransferase DDB_G0268948 isoform X1, producing MGTRYFADKQGAQNYAIYRPSYPDSVFASCINFLKNGATNEVNKFPFAVDVGCGTGHQSTVPLAKYFDSVLGIDISKEQISEAKKSKHPENVDFKVSAGEALPVENETVSLLQVAAAAHWMDLAKFYKEADRVLTPGGVVALYSYAGAAQTSNHPKSAEIDPILKEIAERPVERGFFVPGNDMVRRRYTDECFQIPYSDKTRIDNIPHPITNTVEDYIKFCKTLSQFRRMEEAEPDLTKQWMEDATSRLLNALETTDMSSQFTYYLEVHMLLGRKPHQPK